The window AAATGATCGCCCGGATCGCCCAATTCGGCGTAGGCGTTTTTGGCGTCAAGGCGGATCTCGAAGATCCCAAGGGCACAGCCAACGCCGGCCTCCGCGCCTTCCGTGACTGGGTAAAATCCTTAGGGATGCCCCTGACGCTTAAGGAGCTCGGCATACCCAAAGCGGATCTTCCCCAGGTGGTGAAGCGCTGCATGGAACACAACAACGGCAAAGTTCCGGGCTTTATGGAGCTGGACGAAAAGGCAGTGACGGAGATTTTTGCGGCCATTGCGGAGTAGGGGATCGCTTGCGCTAAAAAAGAAGGCAAAACAGGCTCGACTCGGCGAGAAACTTAAAAGCTCTGGATGTTCCTGTCGATAAGATTGTCAAAGCCCTGGGCCTCCCCCTTGAAGTCGTCGAAAAACTATAGGTACGCCCATGTTTGCAGTTTTGAATTAAAAAAAGCAGAGATGGGCGCAGTTTCAATTTTACCAAACTTTTATGAATGAATGAGAATTTGTCAGGCGTCCAAATTCTCTATGATAATATCGCCGGAATATCCCGTTTACCATTAAGAATCCTATAGACTCGTACGGTTTTGGCAGTTTCAAATATCCGGTAAAAAACAAGATAGTCCTGCACTAACAAGCGGTGATATTTTTTGTTGCCATAATATTCGGGGCAGATGAATGGATTATCCGCAATGCTGTTTAGTTCTTTTTCTAATTTGTCAAGAAAACGATCTACGGTACCAGGATAAAATTGCGATTTGTATTGGCAAATTTCATCAATATCAATACGCGATCTTTTAAGAAGTTTGACCTCATAAGCCATGATACTTTTCCCTTAACTGCCGGAACACCTCCTTATAGTCTGTCCATTCGGCATTTGGGGATTCCGCTTCTTTTTCCGCCTCGTTAAGTTTTTCCGCTACATAGAGATAGTGCTGATATTCTTCGATTTTTGCATAGTCCTCGATATTGAGCAGTACAGCGGTTCCCCGCCCGTTCTTCGTAATGATAACCGGATCATGGTTTTCAAGCAGACTCTCGATCTCGGCATATTTATTCCGTAAGTCCCTTACCGGCCTGGCTTGTATGTTCTGCATTGTTATACCTCTATCATTACCGTATCACAATCGGGATACACATGCAAGCGGCCATACCGGAATCCCTGATCTGGATGTTCCTTTCGATAAGATTGTCAAAGCCCTGGGCCTCCCCCTTAAAGTCATTGAAAAACTATAGGCGCGGCATTTATTCGTATTGAGGCTTGCCCCAGGTTGTTGATTTGTATCATCTTTAAAATTTTTTCAATTTTACTTCGCTTTTCCATCTTTTTTTAGTATATTATAGGCAGGTAGCTAACTGCGCCCATGTTTGCAGTTTTGAATTAAAAAAAGCGAGATGGGTGCAGTTTCAATTCTGCCTGAAACTATTATGGACGAAAAAGAATTTTGGGGCCGCGTAAAGCAGCTGATAAAAAAAAGAAACACAACTCATGAAGAAGTCGCAAAGGCTTGCGGCATAAACTATGGCACTTTCCGAGGCTGGATATACCGGAGTATCTACCCCACGGTCATTGACGGCTATGTCATTGCCCGGGTTTTGGGGGTCAGTGTCGAGTACCTTATCACGGGCAGCGATAAGCAAAGTGAAAGATGCTCGTCTAAAATAGGAAAAGCCTGCAGCCTTTTGCAGCAGGCCGAAAAGACGCTGGGCAAAATTGTGTGAGAAAATATTTATCAGGCGTCCAAATTCTCTAATATCAATACGTATTTATGAAATAAAATGCACAAACATGGCCTGACTTTGTGCAAATGATGGCCCCAAAAAAGACCCGCATCAAGCGGGCCTTTTTTCACGCAAATTAATCTTACTTCTTCCGGGACAGGGCCTGGGTCGCATCGGTGATGCGGGAACGTATGCCCGAAAGCAGGGGCCTCACGGGCTGGGCCTTGGCAACGGCATCGCGGTAGTTGTTTGCGCTGAGGCTGCGGTTGGCATCGTCGAAGGCGGACTTGGCCGAGGCTAAATCCTGGTCGCAGGCGGCAGCGTCGAGCTGGGTGCGGGGGACGGCCTTGGCAGCGTTGAGGTCGTTTTCGGCCTGGGCGATTTCGGGCCTTAGGCCGTTGAGGAGGCTGGCGGCCTCATCACGGGCCCGGGCTGCGCCGGTTCTGCCGTCGGCAATGGCTTTTTCAGCGGCCGCGATGGCCTCGGCTGCATAGTTCTTGGCAGATTCGTAACGTTTGGAATCGGCCTCCGACTGCATCTGGGTAAGGGCATCCCTGGCGCGGGTCAGGGTGTTTGCGGCGTAGGTCACTGCATCCGCGTCATTTTCGGCCTTGGTTACTGCGTCAACAGCCTTGTTCATATCCTCTGTGGGAGGGGTTGCGCAGGCCGCAAATATCATTCCCACTAAAAGGGCCGCCAGCAGGGTGCTCACTGTTTTCCTCATTATACACTCCTATAAGTAGTTATTCCAATTTATCCTGATTCTAATATATCATAAACCAGTACAAAAAGCAAAGGATAGGGGGAGTATGGCGGTTTACATAACGAAAAAGCAGTCATGGATACGGTTTTTGGTTTCATTTCTTCCCGGGGCGGGTTTGGCTGTCCTGCTTTGCAGCCTGTTGGCAGGCCCTCATCTGGGGCCGCTTTACGATTTCCTCCTGCGCAAAAGGCCGCCCTTTCCGGTTTCGGGGGAGCTTTTGATTATTGATACAGGCAGCCCTTCCCTTGCACGGGGGGCATTGGATATTACGGAAAACATTCTGGAACCTTCCGCGGCAGCTTCGGTGCTCCTCACCATGACTGAATTTCAGGCTTCTTCGCTTATACTCCAGGCGCCGGTGCTGGGGCTTTCTGCCGGGGGCTCCGCAGGGGAGGAGGAGATACGCTACCGCTTTGACGAAGAATTCGGCGTGCTTGGCCGGAACATCAGGAACCTTTTCGACGCCATCAGGACAGGATCGATAGCCCCGGCGGATTCGGCCCGCTATGTGGGGGAGC is drawn from Leadbettera azotonutricia ZAS-9 and contains these coding sequences:
- a CDS encoding type II toxin-antitoxin system RelE/ParE family toxin, translating into MAYEVKLLKRSRIDIDEICQYKSQFYPGTVDRFLDKLEKELNSIADNPFICPEYYGNKKYHRLLVQDYLVFYRIFETAKTVRVYRILNGKRDIPAILS
- a CDS encoding type II toxin-antitoxin system Phd/YefM family antitoxin produces the protein MQNIQARPVRDLRNKYAEIESLLENHDPVIITKNGRGTAVLLNIEDYAKIEEYQHYLYVAEKLNEAEKEAESPNAEWTDYKEVFRQLREKYHGL
- a CDS encoding helix-turn-helix domain-containing protein, yielding MGAVSILPETIMDEKEFWGRVKQLIKKRNTTHEEVAKACGINYGTFRGWIYRSIYPTVIDGYVIARVLGVSVEYLITGSDKQSERCSSKIGKACSLLQQAEKTLGKIV
- a CDS encoding DUF4398 domain-containing protein; amino-acid sequence: MRKTVSTLLAALLVGMIFAACATPPTEDMNKAVDAVTKAENDADAVTYAANTLTRARDALTQMQSEADSKRYESAKNYAAEAIAAAEKAIADGRTGAARARDEAASLLNGLRPEIAQAENDLNAAKAVPRTQLDAAACDQDLASAKSAFDDANRSLSANNYRDAVAKAQPVRPLLSGIRSRITDATQALSRKK